ttaaggTCTGCTTCGTTGATCATTGGAGGCGTGTTCTCCTGGTTATCTGAGATAGAGGAAACGATGGCTCCCTCGCTAGTAGAGATTGTCAGCAGTTGTAAGGCTTCCGGCCTTTCAAGTAAGAAAAAATGATAGGGAACCGGTCGTGATCCAAAAGAGGGTTTGATGGACTTTTCGACAACGGAGTAAAATGATATTACTAAGATTAGATTAATGATGTGGCTGGATTGATACCATGCTGTGGATGACTAGAACCTACAAGACAGAAAATATGAGGTGGTGGGTGTCCACAGCAGCTACTCTGATGTTCAAGTCTGTACCTCGAAGAATAAAGAGAATATAATAGATGACTCGGAGTTTTAATGGTATTAAAGATAGCGTACCTTTGTCTCTATGATTGCATTCCTTTTATACTGCAGGTAGATGGAAATAAACATAGCATTTCCTAAGAATTCGGCGATGATGTGGCCATCTACTCGATAAGGGGAATCACCAGCTAATAAGTTGGTAATCCTGCGATCTCAGGCGAGATGAAATTGTGCCTAATAATAGTAACTTTATGCCAAGACTTGGTCTATTGGGGGAATGAACGAGTCATGATAGTGATTTGGGCGTTAAAATGTTCGGGTCTCCTTCTCTTCAGGCGAGATCGCATTTCCCCCTTATCAGATTTCTGTCACGTGTCCCTTGTTTTGTAGTGACAACTCATACCTTTCTTTGGACGGATATTATATAACATCAATATCCTAATCctataattaaagaaattacTATTTCATCCTTCAATTTTATCACTTATTATAATttgattcatttattttaaaattaaattatttaacccTTGCAAATACTTGCATCAAACTATAATGTCTGTCcatctattttaaaataattttgacaCAAAAGGATTCAAATGTGACTCTTCAATAGCGGCCAGTGAGAGCAACGAGGCTGCCCCAGCTTCATAGAGAATAGTCCTTGCCTCTAATGTAGACTCCTCTTTCTACCAAGCCAACATTAGTAGTCTTGTATGTTGTTGTTTAGGCCTTCATAACTCTTCCgcctaatgaaatattttacgttccatagaaaaaaaaaatccttttttGTAACACCTGCTCAAAATTCCCATATTGCCTCCACAACTCAAATCAAACCCATTTCCTTGTGGTATTCATAAAACCCAAACCCTAGTAATCATCTCCAACTTTGAAGATTCATTGTTGTTTCTCGCAAAATAGAACCATCACTACCAATTCCAACATGAAGCTCGCTCTAATCACCAGCGGAGGAGAATGGGGACGGTGGTGAAGCTTTTAAAGCTTGGTAAGTTTTCTTTAAAATGTCAAAATCAGAATTCATGGTGGTCTTATTTGCCCGTGGTGTTATATAGCGTTTATAATAAAGTAGCGGGTTTGCGAGAAAAGTGTTATCAATGAGGTATAACTATTTAAGATTTTAATAAACTATAATATTTAGGAAAtcgataatattttataataatctaGTAGGCTTATAAAGAAATGGGTATAATGTAGTTTATGTGAAAACGTAATGCAGGGTGATGGGAATTAATTGTTTATTAGCAGCCTAATCTTATCTGAAGCATTTAGCTGGCAAATAAAAACAAAACTGCGCTGTTGCAAATTACCAGTTTTCAGATAACAATACACAAGCATGATAACTACTTGCTACTCTGAAAGAGTTGCTGTTTTCTGTCATATAGTATTGGGCTCAGTTTctagaaaattaatatatatatatatatgtatgaggTTTTACTATAATGTAGTTTATCTGTGATGCAGTAGGAGATGATAGTGGTGGTCCTTGAACAGATGGGACCAAGGCCTTATCCTTTCCGTTAGACAGAAGACTGTGGCCTTGCCAGATTTTTCTGTCTCATTAGACTGAAAGAAGCTGTTTTCactaaataaataatcattTCTGATCCTTTTGGATATATCGAGAAGGGTGCAAAACAAATTTTATACTAATTCTGATGATTAACAGAGTTTGCAActtcattttatattaattttcttgATTGGGTTCACTTTCTGAATTAATAGTATAGGAGAGTTTTTCAGAGGTAAAAAGAAAGGGagtaaattattgatttttttttttttgttgcaaGGTTAGATTTGCTTTGACAGAGAAGAAGACAATGTCTAGCATTTTCTCATGTTTTTAACCTTATAGCTCTGGTCCTTTTCACATTATCTTGCATGAAACAGTCTTTTTGTCAACTAGTGGAGGTGGTCCTCAGCTTCAGCAATGACACTGTTATGTCCATTTCCAGGAGTTGTAAACTTGTAATACAGCATTATTTTTTACGTTTTGCACCTCAGCTTTGCCTTTACAACTCCACATCTTTGTTTGCTTCTGTGGGTGAGTTGGTGGTTGGACCAGCTTATGTCCCGTTAAACTACAAGGGAAATTGTTCGATGGACATAATATACTGTGAATACACATATATCTTGAATCCCTGTGGACCAGGTCCAGGTAATTCTTTACTAAACTACAAATTTCATTGATCATCACCAAGAAATGTGAAATACCCGAGAACAGAACAGCCAAGAAAATCAAATTCCAGGTGAAAATTGAAGGAAATACTGCACTAGCAAAgctctaaaataaataaatgaaaggtATCCTCTAAATCAGTTTACTCATTAGGAATCAGGAGTGTGTGTTTGGCAGGAAGCAAGAAAGAGAGCTCCTGCTCCAGAACCACCATGAGAGTGCTCTAGTATTACATTGTCTGATTGATCATTCCCAAGCATCTCCCAGAGGCTGCTATGGAGATAATTTCTAAAGACTTGATAATGCTCATAAAGTCCTTCTACATTTACTATACTTTTATTTTCCACTCTTCCAAGCTTCTTTATGATCCCCACAATGCCAGCTCCAGCAAGACGGGCTCCACGTTCCGCCACTATGTCACAAACCTCCGCAACAACCTTTCTCGCCATTGGAGTAGAATCAGTAATCtagaaatgataaaaaaaaaaatttacatctTGATGTGATAAATGGAAACTACTTCATGTTTGTACTTGGtttcacatatatatatacatagcaggaggaaaaaaaattagCGAGGAACGTTACCCCGAAAATTTCCTTCAGCTTTTCGGCAACTACTTGATGATCCTCTGATGTATCTTGATGCATTGCAGCCATATCAGGTGACCTATTCACATATCCAAATTTTGTTAAACTAAGCCAATTCATCCTAAACTGTTTAAGACAGCTTTAAGATTGAGCAGCATTCAGATTGGACTTGCATAATTGTATACTCTGTAGAGCTTGATTCATATCATTCAATAATGCTTTTCCAACCTGATATGATTATGGGATTTCAGGCAAAGAGAAGACAAATATACTTCCACCAATCTCATGGTGTTCAAGCTTATGTAATCAAAAcccatttaatataattaaaattttgataatttccATTATTCCATATGATATATTATGTATTTATCCGCTGAGAAATTGAAAGATAATTAGCAAACTCAACTGTGTCATCAACTGAGAAATTTTTCCATTTAATAGCCGAGCCAgaggtggctgcaatttggtcTACTGGATATGACACAGTGACTCCTAGTTTCTTTCGTCTTGCGGTTGCTTCACCATCATCAGCTGGATGTGTTGTAACAAATTTGGCTACCTCCACAGCAATATAATCAAATAACTCCTAATCAAGAATTCTATGTAAATTTCCACAACAGAAAATTCATCAGACTACTTGTTCAACTACAAGAAACAAGCTCAACCAATTAGCAGCATGGTTTTCAGCCTCTGAATTGGAGgaattactttaaaaaatagtGCACCTGAACCTCTAATTAAGATTTTATCTGATGCCCACAAACTATCATGAAACATAACTTTCAATTGACATGGTATTGCTTGCCTAGCTAAACTACGGGCTGTCTTTCCATTACTTGGCATTGCATATTGTAGCTTGCTAGGCCCAATAAGAGTCTGCATTGCCCATTTTCGGCCGAGCTAAACTCTAGCATACCTGAGAGGTACCAATCAATACACTGGAGGGTATAGAAATCTGTTCCCTGTGCAGATCAGAAATTTGCTCATCCTTCCCCCCAAGTCTCGCACACAAAATCAAGAAATTGGTTCCTCGGATATTCAATCCCTAGTATAGCCCTTTCTCATCCCTTCCTACCGCCAAACAAACAAAATTTAAGCAAAAAAACAATGGTAAAACTCTTAGATTAATAAGTTATGAGCTCGCCTCACCCGCTGGGCAGTGAAGTAACAGAGGATACGAGCATTTTCAAAGTGCTAGGTTCTTGCGAAGATATTAATGATGTTTCCATCTCAGACACTAATGCATTAGCTACCTCCCAGAGCTTGGGAACTGGCGTGGCGCATTCTCCCGCAAATTTACGTAGAATCCTCTGTATTTCCTTCTGTTTCCCTTTTCTTCTCTTGTACTCCATCATAGATGCTATTACCCCTGCCACTGTTCCGACGGCTGTCACCGCCGCCACTATCGCCTCCTTTTTCATCCGTTCTTTCTGTTAATTGATTCTCTCCTTTCTAGTGATCAAAACCTTCACTACAACAAGAGTACAACTTCTTGATTGGAGTGTAATTATTTTCGTGGAAATGGGATCAACGTTAACATCCGATACTCATGCAGCGACGAACGAGTAAAATGGATCCATGAAggattttttgtttttcttcatGGTCCAAGCCGAACGAGTAACATAAGCTTGAGAATGAGTTTAATATCCTttagatttaatattttatatcaaaatttatataaaattaattaagatatatataataattttacaaatttaatatataaatatttaatttaatttaatagtgaTCAAATTAATACGttataaaacaaattaaattatcttcaAGATTACTCTTAATTACTTTAAGAGCCGAGGAGGATAGAAGAGCTAGAAGCTACATCATACTAAGAAGAATGATAATaagctaataaaaaaaaaaaaaagactaatgATTTAATTTGACCATAAAAATCCCATTAGAACTAAGAGAATAATCACAAATTTCCCTTCTTTCGAGGATCAAAATACATTTCTAAGCTTTAAGAATCAGCTCTACAAAAAAGACagcactgttttttttttttcctaaaaaatATTGGGTATTCATTTATATAGAAACAAAGATTACAAGCCTACTAGCAACATCACAAGGCCTATGgcctaaataaaaatatatgattaaAAGGTCTTTAAGGCTTTGAAAGAACAAGAAGTTGATAAGACTCGATCCAACCACTTGACTCATCAGTAACTCGGTTGAAAATTACTCCCCTTGGCTATAGGACTTTTTGAGCACCGACCGTCTTGCAAGGTGGAGTTATGGAGGCAAAATATACTTCTCCTTCTAACAATAGTCCAGAGGACTATCAAACACACCAAAAAACAAAGAGAAGACAACATTAACAACTAAACAAGTCAATATTCCAAAACTCAGgagaaaaatgcatgtttaatcGACTGCGTGCATCACCGGTTCTATTGGAGGTCTTGACCATCGACTCtataaagagaaaaagaaaggagaAGTGTCACCATGGATAGGAATAGTGTCACTATGGATAGGAATCATAACACCGTTGACGATCTCCTTATGGGTCAAAAATGAAAAGGCTCGCTAAAAGATTACTCGATATAGTGATGATGATAGTGCGCTATGCGATGCAAGACTTTTCAACCACCACCTAATCACCTTTCACCAGCACAAGAAAGGGCAAAAACAAAAGTCTTCTAACTTGCAAACTCAGAAAAACAAACTTGCAAACACATTCGAAAAAATCAAAATAGGATAAAAAAAACTTCCTCTTCAAAATTCAACATGCTTTTAACACAACCAAATCAAACAAAGCAAAACAACTTTAGCCAGACCCACATTTGGGTAGGAATTTTGGATAGAGACGCAAGGAAAGAGACTCTCCCTCTCACAAGAACCACCACACAACTCAACTCTCTAAAGAGAGAGAGCCATGTTTTCCTTTAAAGGAAACTATTGTATACATAGACATAACCATCAATAAAGCATATAAATAATGTTTACAACCTTCTTTATCAAGCTGCCAATAACTAAACTAAAAACTGTGGAATCCCACATGCGATATATaaaagttatatatataatacctagtttaaaatcattaaataatttaaattaaataaaaaataaatttaaaaataatttagattaacTTTAGCTAACTCCTACAAAAactaaacaaaaaataaattccaGTTGTCATGTAATTAATCCATTGATTCATATATATAGGAAATGGTATGAAGCACATGCAGTTGCTATTTGCTAAAGCAGATGAGCTGCCATAAATCTAAGTGATAAACTGACAACTTCTCTTTGTTCAATCTCTTTTGCCTCGTTGGGGctacaatatatatattatgtttggaaaaaataataataataagacacGTGCATCGATCACTTTCGTGCTGAGTGTACATGAAGTTAGCTAGCCAGCAATATACATATACCCATATATAAATTAAGCATACTGCACAGAGATAATGAGATTGACAAAGGATGATCTgacaatttttcttttaaattgcaTTAAATGTAATTCAATCTCCCTTCTTAATGATAATGGAAAAGTTGGggaaaaaaaatctcatatctatgagattgtgaaaatctcatatctattttttatCTATCACTTCAATTGTGGCTTTTCTATGCTAGCAATCCTATTGGAGAAATGAAAATTTACCCACCCTTTCTATCAAAATACATTTTTCAAATGCACTTCGTAAGAAAAAAGCTCCAAAGAAATAAGGGGACATACATTAGCCGTTCAAAAACCCTAACAATCTATGGCCGTGGTGATTCTTTCTACGGCTTCTGGGTAAAAAAACATGATTAATAAGTAATTAAACCacggaaacaaggaaaagaaaatCCACAGAACATGAAACCTCACGGCAAGAGAAGAGTTGAGATTTCCAGTCTTATGTCTTTCTTTGAAGTGTtacaagaagaagaagtaaCTAAAGTTTTTGCTTTagcaaaataattttgattatgGATGTACAGACAAGAAATGCATAAACTGAACTTCGTCTACGTTAACTTCAAAAAAGCCACTCTTAGGTTTTTCACCAGATCCTTCGCTGCCTTGGAGAATTCAGCTTCCATCTGCATAATTATGGAGAACGATCAGATGGGTACTCAACCAAATCatgattaatttgaaaaaatttcgtCCATAACATTTAAGTTAAGTTACCTGAGCTACAATGGTAATATCAAGGGTGGAATCACCAAAGGGCAAGACACTGCTGTTGATGATAGATAGGTTTAGATTCTCTACGTCATTCAGTATTTTTGGAACAACTCCACGTTGTTTATCGCAGTGGATTCGAATCAATACGTCCTTATCTGAAACCCTTGCTTCGATCGCTGGAAGTGCTGAATCTGAGCTACCATCTGAATTCTCCTCACTTGAAGAAGAGTCATCGTCAGCAGAGAGCTGAGACTTCTTCACCAGAACGACTGATTCCACAGTTCTCGTCTTGGTCTGTTCCTCGAGTACTTTCACTCGTTCTTGCAGTTGTTTCACATAACTGATAGCATCTCCAAGAACAGAAGCTTTGTCCATCTGTCAGTATGAGAAAAACATTAGGAATCTTTCAATAATACTGTATCTGAAGAAGACAAATAAGAAGAATGAAGCACCTTCTTCAGGCCTGGAACAATGGCTGAAAGAGCAATGAAACGCTGGCTAAGCTTTTCTCTCCGCTTTCTCTCAGCCAGAATGTGTTCTTGAGCATGTGAAGGAGTTCTGCTTATCGAGTAAGGCTTCTTATTATTAGAAGCTCCTTGGCTGGctttcatttcataattttggCTCTCAAAGGGGGCGACCTTCGAAATCAAAGGTTGGAAACGCAAATTTCTTGGAGATGCAGCCTCTTCCTTAGGCTTAAAAGTAGTAGCGGAGTTCAGATTCATGAAACACTGCTGAGAATTCGCAGGTGCTGAGATTAATGAGGACTCGAAACAAAGGACTTGAGTTGTAGAAGGCTTTGGGGATGGGTGCTCGGTTGTAATCATGCTCGAGTTGAAGCTGCTGGTCTTATGCAGTTTACTGGGTCTCTCAGAGCCGGTTTGACAAGTTTCAATGGAGGAACTGCTTAAAGGAGGATAGGAGGAGCAGCTCTCAGAAGGGAAAGATCGCCGGAGGTTTTCTTCCGGTGCAGTTGCCATGTTTTGTGTGGTCAATTGATCTGCAAGAGACTTGATATGGTATTCATGGATCAAGTTGTAATCATCCAAATCCTGTGAATAATCAGCAATTATCGTCAGAAAAtacaaatttttataaagatCCATGATCATTTCTAAAAAGTTGAAGCTTGACAAAGGATCGTGTTCCATGGATACCTGCTCGGTAAACCATCTAGCGGATGCTATATCCATTAGGGCAGAGTATATGCTCGAAGGCTTCTTCAACAATGGTTCAGATGAATCAAGCCCTAATACCACAAAGAAAACCCTAATTATGGTTCCAAGAActtgggaaaataaaaagacaatCTAGTATCCGAACATTTCAAACAAAAGATCAGACTTTGCTAGATTAACTAACAACAAAAGATCCTGTAAACTTCAGATGGACAACGAAGTTGTGAATAGTTCAAgggtttgttaaaaaaaaatctaattatccATTAATGTtttagcaaaggcaaagacatTAGAGAAGATGACAACATCAAAAAGCTCCATAGCTCTTGCTGTTAAATAGAAGAGAAAAGAGAGTTGAAACTAAGCTTACCCTGTTATTGGAACAGCAACTGCAACTAAGCTTTTGTTTCCACAATCGCCCTAAAAGAAGACACAGGCCCTAGGTCTTATAATTGTGTACGGTATGAAACTATGAGTTCCTGTCCTACCCACGTGTGAAAACTTTGTCGTTATCCTCTGCAACTATTGAAATGGAGGCTGGCAGTTGACGTGAAGTGTGGAGCCATGGATGATTCTTCATCTTAAAAAATGACCAACTTGATATTTCTTGAGATTTCGAATCCACAAGAATTAGAAAACAAAGATTATATTTCTTGTCCAAGTCTGCCAACCCTAAAACTCTCTTAAACCTAAAATTATTGCATTTGTCTTATTGTCCTAATTGAAAATGTGGCCTTTTGATGTGAAGCTTCTTTCAGTGCCTTTGTTTGGTAATTTTCAAATGCatttaatgaattatttttggCGTTGGGATTACcatcatataaatttattttcaattactTTCTTAATTAGACATCctctaataatatataaatttattttttttcaaaaaaaaaatcaggtgAGGTGTAACCATCAATCCTAAATAATTATTACTTATAGCATTTGATACGTGCTTAAAAAACTAGTTTTATAAATTACTTTGaatatagttaaaaaaattaatttcaatttcaattaaattcaaaatattctAATAATTGCTAATTAGAATTAGGGATGTAATGGAGTAGGATATTCACGAAAATTAAACTGCTTAAATCTGAAttcgatttatattagtaacaTTCAAATCCGTTTTGAatctgattaaaaattaatttaaactattcgaatccgtcccaaacccaattattattatccgaataaaatttgaatccatttaattttatatattttaattaataatttatataaaaaatatttttcattaataattttcatttaaaaaatttaatatttttaaagaatatttaaatttaaatttttaaataaaaatatataaaaaaaatttataaatattattgtaaaatatattttttatattaaattaattatttatataaacgttCGGATAGTGGGTATACTGTACATAAAATCCGAATCTGATCCGAACCCAcaacgggtattatttttaaaatttgaacccATCTTAAATCCGATTATAACTATCCAAATTCGTTCTATTAGAGTTCGATCGGATCGGATACCCAAAAATACTCGATCCGTTACCATCCCTAATCAGAATTGTATATATTATtgaattcatatattattattcaactTAGATATTTCTCATGTCAATCAATACTAATCACCTACATTTTTTCTAGAATAATTGACTCATCAAGCTTGTTTATATACATATGTATACATTAACAGACAAGATAAAACTCTTCTTATCCCatcatttttgtttattttatttttttacatatattaagaaaaataattttttattaattttataataatatttattttaaaaatattaaatttcactatgagagattttgaaaattttcttaaaaataagatgaaattaattagaattataatagtcaattttaTATGTTACTATAGTGTAAAAAAATGGACAATAATTTTTCGGACaatcaaaaaaagaaagatgaaaaaaaattatgagacgaaaaaattataattaaggtGAGCACTCGgttggttcggtttaaaatcgaaccgaattgaataaattaaaaatcaaaatttgtagtatttatgaaaattgaattaattttagacagaaatcaatttgaatcaaattagtctaatttgattcaatttgatttggtttgatcaattgaattttttatttttttataccttatttttaatattgtaaaaGTGAAGTTTGGACGTTTTGATGGGAACCGTTCTCGGgtcgcgcggtcataatgggttCTTGATATTTACCCTCATCACTCATGCAATAACcgccgagaaggtaaagggatAACCATTGGGTCTCGTACCTACCTGGGCCAAATCAGGGCCCACGAAAAGCATATCAGGCCCAGAGTTCGGAACGCCCCTAGGCAGACCTGCCCAGCAGAGTAGGCCAAGGCCCCAGCATGCATGGCAGGTCAGGTCGCCCGTCAGCCTAGGCCCGGTAAGAAGGAAGCCGGCCCAGTGATGGGACGTGGTGAGGAACAAGCAGGCTCAGTCCCTTTCGCAGCCTTACTCGCATGCGTACTGGAGAAAGTTAAATGGCTGCATGACATAAATAAAGAAACTAACGCTATTATACGTACGGGCCTACCAGATATAGACGGGTGTCACTATAGCACAAAGGTCGTTAGGCGTCACTAgcaaatcagaaaaaaaaaataaaagaaaaaagagaccCTTCTCATAGAAAAAGAGACATTTCtcattgattcaatttgatttggtttaaTCAAttggactttttattttttttataccttatttttaatattctaaaatttaattaaaatattttaacattcattatgatataatttttttatattattaaaaataatataatattatctcTAATAAAttcgattttattaatttttttattaaaattaaattaaattgaaataatcaaaatttttaaaagtaaaaaattgaatcaaattaaaaaaataaaaaattaaattaaaattttaaattaatttagtttgataatttttttatttgaatattttatttataatttgaaaataatatacacaGTGATAATGTTTTAAATGAAGACGGCCATAACCAACAAGATTGCCATAATCTTTAAGACTAtatttaattgtaataaaatcaACAGCATAAATCTTAAATGGTCAAATTAATTAATGGCAAGAAATGACAATCCATGGTCTCTACAACTAATAATTGAAAGTACTGTCCTAATCACTATTATAATCCTTAAACTATGTTTTAATCGGCTCAGACAGTACGATTTATGATGATtaattcaaatcgaaaaaattgaatgaattaaattaatttaaatttttaatttatttttttatttattataattaaattgattttttattttaaaaattttgattattttaatttaattttaatcagagaaaaattgaaaaaaaaaattgaatcgaattgattaatgataataatatattatttttgataatatagagatattagataataattaagattgaa
This genomic interval from Manihot esculenta cultivar AM560-2 chromosome 12, M.esculenta_v8, whole genome shotgun sequence contains the following:
- the LOC110628044 gene encoding transcription factor bHLH18 — protein: MDIASARWFTEQDLDDYNLIHEYHIKSLADQLTTQNMATAPEENLRRSFPSESCSSYPPLSSSSIETCQTGSERPSKLHKTSSFNSSMITTEHPSPKPSTTQVLCFESSLISAPANSQQCFMNLNSATTFKPKEEAASPRNLRFQPLISKVAPFESQNYEMKASQGASNNKKPYSISRTPSHAQEHILAERKRREKLSQRFIALSAIVPGLKKMDKASVLGDAISYVKQLQERVKVLEEQTKTRTVESVVLVKKSQLSADDDSSSSEENSDGSSDSALPAIEARVSDKDVLIRIHCDKQRGVVPKILNDVENLNLSIINSSVLPFGDSTLDITIVAQMEAEFSKAAKDLVKNLRVAFLKLT